A genomic segment from Neobacillus sp. YX16 encodes:
- a CDS encoding FTR1 family protein, whose translation MEIQALLITFREVLEALLIVGIITTYLKRTDNKRYTKFIWLGAGLAVIASFGAAMLFQLVFTGFAAMVSEMYLKIGIMVISALLLTQMVFWMAGHSREIKGNTEDKMNKFISTGNVVGMVIHSFLVVLREGIETVFFFAAITGGNIGAAMQGWGAITGVIIAVVVSYLFFKGTMKISLKTFFKVTGAFIILIAAGLLVQAISMMQDLEIIGSIIPHLYDLTWLLPEHPIDYQHYIRDNGNTPLLSGEIGIFLKALFGYSSMPSIEEVIAYLGYFAGIYLLTSHRSNEDIKQSGKEEVNVLDKIVGNQER comes from the coding sequence ATGGAAATACAAGCGTTGTTAATAACTTTTCGCGAGGTACTTGAAGCGCTGCTGATTGTAGGAATTATCACTACATACTTGAAAAGGACGGATAACAAGAGGTACACAAAATTTATTTGGCTGGGTGCCGGTCTTGCGGTAATAGCCAGTTTTGGGGCCGCTATGTTATTTCAACTCGTTTTCACGGGCTTTGCGGCAATGGTCAGTGAAATGTATTTGAAAATCGGCATTATGGTTATTTCTGCTCTCCTATTAACACAGATGGTATTTTGGATGGCCGGTCATAGCAGGGAAATAAAAGGAAATACAGAAGATAAGATGAATAAGTTTATTTCGACTGGAAACGTTGTTGGAATGGTGATTCACTCTTTCCTAGTAGTTCTGCGTGAAGGGATTGAAACAGTCTTCTTCTTTGCTGCCATTACGGGTGGAAACATTGGTGCGGCGATGCAGGGATGGGGAGCCATTACAGGCGTTATCATAGCAGTTGTTGTTTCTTATCTGTTCTTTAAGGGAACAATGAAAATTTCACTTAAAACGTTTTTTAAAGTTACAGGGGCGTTTATTATTTTAATTGCAGCCGGGTTGTTGGTTCAAGCAATCTCCATGATGCAGGATTTAGAGATTATCGGAAGTATTATCCCGCATCTCTATGATTTGACCTGGTTGCTACCGGAGCATCCGATTGATTACCAACATTATATTCGAGACAACGGAAACACACCTTTATTGTCAGGGGAAATTGGCATCTTTTTAAAAGCATTGTTTGGTTATTCATCAATGCCTTCCATTGAAGAAGTTATAGCTTATCTTGGCTATTTTGCTGGAATCTATTTGTTAACATCACACCGGTCAAATGAGGATATAAAACAAAGTGGTAAAGAAGAAGTAAATGTTTTAGATAAGATAGTAGGCAATCAAGAAAGATAA
- a CDS encoding lysylphosphatidylglycerol synthase transmembrane domain-containing protein, which translates to MKFSFKKIKFISSLLIVVFFFYLTVQYFDGESIIDGIAAMIQSPVILAVIVIVYFLSFCLKALAWKVYLNGRPRLSTCLLGVLYSLLVNHILPIKAGDLVRIKILSTRDEISGEESFNSVIILRLLDMVCLVGITLVGLLVLEVDFNIPTFLIMIGSIFLLIVLIGIMKFFPGFLIRQMALLKQGFSGRNGLVVFSATFVSWILEAAVLMGAVIVFNQNLSIFEAVFANSVTISGQIFQITPGGIANYESFLVFALRLFGITIQEGYTIAIVTHTVKFFFSYAAGIMAIIIYPIPFNTMLSWIRVRGVRGS; encoded by the coding sequence ATGAAGTTTTCCTTTAAAAAAATAAAGTTCATATCCTCGTTGTTGATTGTCGTTTTCTTTTTTTATCTGACGGTTCAGTACTTTGATGGTGAATCAATTATCGACGGTATAGCGGCCATGATACAATCTCCGGTCATCTTAGCTGTTATTGTAATTGTATATTTCCTTTCTTTTTGTTTGAAAGCCTTAGCCTGGAAGGTTTATTTAAATGGACGGCCAAGGTTATCAACGTGTTTATTGGGAGTTTTATATAGTTTGCTTGTAAATCATATACTCCCTATCAAAGCAGGTGATCTTGTCCGAATAAAAATCCTTAGCACCAGGGATGAGATAAGTGGCGAGGAATCGTTCAATTCTGTCATTATTCTTAGGTTACTGGATATGGTCTGCTTAGTAGGTATTACACTAGTAGGACTTCTCGTACTTGAAGTAGATTTTAACATACCTACTTTTCTGATCATGATTGGAAGTATTTTTTTGCTTATAGTACTTATTGGTATCATGAAGTTTTTTCCTGGATTTTTAATACGGCAGATGGCTTTGCTTAAACAAGGATTTAGTGGTAGAAATGGATTGGTTGTTTTTTCGGCTACCTTCGTCAGTTGGATTTTGGAAGCTGCAGTCCTAATGGGAGCTGTTATCGTGTTCAATCAAAATTTATCGATTTTCGAAGCCGTTTTTGCGAACAGTGTAACCATTTCTGGGCAAATCTTTCAAATAACACCAGGTGGAATTGCCAACTATGAAAGCTTTCTTGTCTTTGCATTACGATTGTTCGGAATTACGATTCAAGAAGGCTATACGATTGCCATTGTTACTCATACGGTGAAGTTCTTTTTTTCCTATGCAGCAGGTATTATGGCTATCATCATATATCCCATTCCATTTAACACCATGTTAAGTTGGATCAGAGTGAGAGGAGTGAGGGGAAGTTGA
- a CDS encoding UDP-glucose/GDP-mannose dehydrogenase family protein, with amino-acid sequence MKITLVGTGHVGLVTGTCLAEIGHMVTCYDIDSEKIKLLNQGCLPFYEPGLKELVKKNTESGRLSFTYNDRDALSNSELIYITVGTPMGQDGKIDLSYLFSAADRIAEHLSNEVIIVMKSTVPIGTNRIIKERIQATSSKQALIEIVSNPEFLREGSAIHDTFFADRIVIGSDCKYAAELVEEINQPFGIPIFKTDLQSAELIKYSSNAFLATKISFINEIAQICEKVGANIEDVAYGMGLDSRIGSQFLRAGIGYGGSCFPKDVNALIDTAVKHNVDLTIIKAAKVVNQDQQNILIKKAEQRFGSLLNKKAAILGLSFKPNTDDVRDSPALRMVNMLLDEGVKLVAYDPVSINNARKHLGDSIYYSSTIEDALLNAEMAFIVTDWDEIKRFPLSKFKDLMFSPIIFDGRNCYSLQEVSQYPIEYYSIGR; translated from the coding sequence ATGAAAATTACCCTTGTTGGAACTGGCCACGTTGGGCTAGTAACCGGCACATGTTTAGCGGAAATTGGCCATATGGTAACATGTTACGATATAGATAGTGAAAAGATTAAATTATTGAATCAAGGTTGCCTTCCATTCTATGAACCTGGGCTCAAAGAACTAGTTAAAAAAAATACCGAAAGTGGCAGGTTATCATTTACATACAACGATCGAGATGCTTTATCGAATAGTGAATTAATCTATATAACAGTTGGCACCCCCATGGGCCAAGATGGAAAAATAGATCTCAGTTATTTATTTTCGGCAGCAGATCGAATCGCTGAACACTTATCAAATGAAGTCATTATTGTCATGAAGAGCACCGTCCCTATTGGAACTAATCGGATTATTAAAGAACGAATCCAGGCAACTTCAAGTAAGCAAGCTTTAATTGAGATAGTGTCCAATCCAGAATTTCTAAGGGAGGGCTCTGCTATCCATGATACATTCTTTGCGGACCGAATTGTTATTGGCTCTGATTGTAAATATGCCGCAGAACTGGTAGAAGAAATCAATCAACCATTTGGCATTCCAATTTTTAAGACCGACTTGCAGAGCGCCGAATTAATTAAGTACAGTTCCAATGCATTTTTAGCGACGAAGATAAGCTTTATTAATGAAATTGCACAAATATGCGAAAAAGTCGGTGCAAATATTGAGGACGTTGCCTATGGAATGGGTCTTGATTCACGTATTGGATCACAATTTTTAAGAGCCGGAATTGGCTATGGAGGTTCCTGCTTTCCAAAAGATGTAAATGCACTGATAGATACTGCAGTCAAGCATAATGTAGATTTGACCATAATAAAAGCTGCAAAAGTTGTGAATCAGGACCAGCAGAATATATTAATAAAAAAAGCAGAGCAGCGTTTTGGCAGTCTCCTTAATAAAAAGGCGGCAATATTAGGTCTTTCATTTAAACCGAATACAGATGATGTAAGGGATTCACCCGCTTTAAGAATGGTGAATATGCTGCTAGATGAAGGGGTTAAACTAGTAGCATATGACCCAGTCTCAATTAATAATGCAAGGAAACATTTGGGGGACTCTATTTACTATTCATCTACGATTGAGGATGCACTGCTGAATGCAGAGATGGCATTTATCGTTACGGATTGGGATGAAATCAAAAGATTTCCCTTATCAAAATTCAAAGATTTAATGTTTTCACCTATTATCTTTGATGGACGAAACTGTTATTCCTTACAAGAGGTTAGCCAATATCCCATTGAATATTATTCAATAGGTAGATAG
- a CDS encoding NAD(P)/FAD-dependent oxidoreductase encodes MLYDVIVIGGGQAGLSMGYYLKQTKLSFLILDKGPAVGDSWKNRYDSLTLFTPRSYSSLPGLSLKGDEKKYPTKNEISDYLSSYANTFSLPIQLNTSVLNLDKKDYFILNTTQDEYHSRNVIVATGPFQDPSIPEFSQLLSENILQLHSSKYKNPNQLKKGATLVVGGGNSGAQIAAEISIGSIVYLSVGQQLKFLPQDIAKKSVFWWFDKLGVLKANVHSKVGQFVKNRPDPIFGFELKSQITNGRVVLKPRATSANKNDIFFDDNTSLKVSNVIWSTGFKSDYSWINLPEFSDEKGLPIHQRGVTSINGLYFLGLPWQYRRGSALLQGVGTDAKYIVNKLLINE; translated from the coding sequence ATGCTTTATGACGTTATTGTTATTGGAGGAGGCCAAGCTGGACTTTCTATGGGATATTATTTAAAACAAACAAAATTATCATTTCTCATTTTAGATAAGGGACCTGCTGTCGGTGATAGCTGGAAAAATAGGTATGATTCTTTAACCTTGTTTACACCACGCTCTTATAGTTCTCTACCTGGATTATCATTAAAAGGGGATGAGAAAAAGTACCCTACTAAAAATGAAATTTCGGATTATTTATCATCTTATGCCAATACTTTTTCGCTGCCTATTCAACTTAATACTTCAGTTTTGAATTTGGACAAAAAAGACTATTTTATTTTGAACACTACACAAGATGAGTATCATAGTAGAAATGTAATCGTAGCAACAGGTCCTTTCCAAGATCCATCTATCCCAGAATTTTCACAACTTCTTTCAGAAAATATCCTTCAACTTCATTCATCAAAATATAAAAATCCCAACCAATTAAAGAAAGGAGCCACACTCGTCGTTGGAGGGGGAAACTCAGGTGCTCAAATCGCGGCTGAAATATCAATAGGAAGTATAGTGTATTTGTCGGTTGGACAGCAACTAAAATTCCTGCCTCAGGATATAGCGAAAAAAAGCGTTTTTTGGTGGTTTGATAAATTAGGAGTCTTAAAGGCTAATGTACATAGTAAAGTTGGTCAATTTGTAAAGAATAGACCAGACCCTATATTCGGATTCGAGCTTAAATCACAAATAACTAATGGCAGGGTGGTACTAAAACCTAGAGCAACTTCAGCTAATAAGAATGATATATTTTTTGATGACAATACCAGCTTAAAAGTGTCGAATGTGATTTGGTCCACTGGATTCAAATCAGATTATAGTTGGATAAATCTCCCCGAATTTTCAGATGAAAAAGGACTCCCAATACATCAAAGAGGGGTAACTTCAATTAATGGATTATACTTTTTAGGTTTACCTTGGCAATATCGAAGGGGATCAGCATTACTTCAAGGAGTAGGAACGGATGCAAAATATATTGTTAACAAACTATTAATTAATGAATAA
- the smpB gene encoding SsrA-binding protein SmpB: MPKGIGKVVAQNKKAYHDYFIEETYEAGIVLQGTEIKSIRAGKVNLKDSYARIHNGEMHLLNMHVSPYEQGNRFNHDPLRQRKLLLHKREINKLFGETREAGYALIPLKIYLKNGFAKVLLGLAKGKKNYDKREVLKQKEAKRDIERAFRDRQKM, from the coding sequence ATGCCAAAAGGTATAGGGAAAGTGGTTGCGCAAAATAAAAAGGCATACCATGATTACTTTATTGAAGAAACATACGAAGCTGGAATTGTCCTTCAAGGAACAGAAATCAAGTCCATTCGTGCTGGGAAAGTGAACTTAAAGGATTCCTATGCAAGAATTCATAACGGTGAAATGCATTTATTAAACATGCACGTAAGTCCATATGAGCAAGGGAATCGCTTTAATCATGATCCTTTGAGACAAAGAAAGCTTTTGCTCCATAAGCGGGAAATTAACAAGCTTTTTGGAGAAACAAGAGAAGCAGGATATGCGCTTATACCATTAAAAATTTATTTGAAAAATGGATTTGCCAAAGTTTTGTTAGGATTAGCAAAAGGTAAAAAGAATTATGACAAACGTGAAGTCTTAAAGCAAAAAGAGGCAAAACGCGATATCGAGCGTGCATTCCGTGATCGGCAAAAGATGTAA
- a CDS encoding cation diffusion facilitator family transporter produces the protein MEEQAYLDLKRGERGAFISIIAYLCLSSLKIIVGFIAGSEALKADGLNNATDIVASVAVLIGLKLSQRPPDDDHPYGHWKAETVASMVASFIMMGVGIQVTYQAITSVFNRIEESPDLIAAWTGLFCALVMYFVYRYNKKLAREINSQSVMAAAKDNLSDAWVSIGTFIGIVAAQIGLPWLDPITAIIVGLIICKTAWEIFRDASHHLTDGFDQKELEGYKATITNCYGVKGVKDIKARNYGNNVVVDVVILVNSKLDVKNAHDIASMVEDKLIKEHSVYDVIVHVEPN, from the coding sequence ATGGAAGAACAAGCATATTTGGATTTAAAAAGAGGAGAACGAGGTGCATTTATAAGTATTATTGCTTATCTTTGTTTGTCCTCATTAAAAATAATTGTAGGGTTTATCGCAGGTTCTGAAGCATTAAAAGCGGATGGATTGAATAATGCCACTGATATTGTAGCCTCAGTTGCTGTATTAATTGGACTAAAATTATCTCAGCGACCACCAGATGATGACCATCCTTACGGACACTGGAAGGCTGAAACCGTTGCTTCTATGGTAGCTTCGTTTATCATGATGGGTGTGGGAATTCAGGTTACTTATCAAGCCATCACTAGTGTTTTTAATAGAATAGAAGAATCTCCAGATTTAATCGCAGCGTGGACAGGACTCTTCTGTGCACTTGTTATGTATTTTGTCTATCGTTATAATAAAAAACTTGCAAGAGAAATAAATAGCCAATCTGTAATGGCTGCTGCAAAGGATAATCTTTCAGATGCATGGGTCAGTATTGGTACATTCATTGGAATTGTCGCTGCTCAAATTGGTCTTCCCTGGTTAGATCCGATCACCGCTATCATCGTCGGCTTAATTATTTGTAAGACAGCTTGGGAAATTTTTCGTGATGCCTCCCACCATCTTACAGATGGGTTTGATCAGAAAGAATTAGAGGGATATAAAGCTACTATCACCAATTGTTATGGTGTAAAAGGTGTAAAGGACATAAAAGCACGAAATTACGGTAATAATGTGGTCGTGGATGTTGTTATCCTTGTTAATTCGAAACTAGATGTTAAAAATGCTCATGATATTGCGTCAATGGTTGAAGATAAATTAATCAAAGAGCACAGTGTCTACGATGTGATTGTCCACGTTGAGCCGAACTAA
- a CDS encoding glycosyltransferase family 2 protein, with product MDKLKVMVFLPAYNEEESIGHVIRRIPRDFHESVDVKVLVIDDGSSDRTVKVSKKAGADYIVSFTKNQGLGAAVRAGLRECFERGADIGVMIDADGEYPADCIPNLLRPIFQGEADYTMGSRFLGTIKGMKLHRRLGNYCFTFLQSLLLRKWIYDGQSGMRAFTRPALQHAEIIHDYNYAQVLTLNLVRKGFRVKEVPIPYHVRSTGTSFITFRGYLSRVFPAIWKEWFRQVEKVDFQHNAYTLESEKFEFNENTHKNKLSIVK from the coding sequence ATGGATAAACTTAAAGTAATGGTTTTTTTACCCGCCTACAATGAGGAGGAATCCATCGGCCACGTTATTCGTCGAATCCCAAGGGATTTTCATGAAAGCGTGGATGTTAAGGTTTTAGTCATTGATGATGGTTCAAGTGATCGAACAGTTAAAGTATCAAAAAAGGCAGGAGCAGACTATATTGTCAGTTTCACGAAAAATCAGGGACTTGGTGCTGCTGTTAGAGCTGGTTTACGCGAATGCTTTGAAAGAGGAGCTGACATTGGGGTAATGATTGACGCAGATGGTGAATATCCTGCTGATTGTATACCTAATCTGCTAAGACCTATCTTTCAAGGTGAGGCCGATTACACAATGGGGTCCCGCTTTTTAGGTACCATAAAGGGAATGAAGCTCCATCGCCGCTTAGGGAACTACTGTTTTACCTTTCTACAGAGCTTGTTGTTGAGAAAGTGGATCTATGATGGTCAATCCGGGATGAGAGCTTTTACGAGACCAGCGCTACAGCATGCTGAAATCATCCATGACTACAATTATGCACAAGTTCTCACGTTAAACCTTGTTAGAAAAGGGTTTCGGGTTAAGGAAGTACCAATCCCATACCATGTACGTTCAACTGGAACATCCTTTATCACGTTTAGGGGATATCTATCGAGGGTGTTCCCAGCTATTTGGAAGGAGTGGTTCCGTCAGGTTGAAAAGGTGGACTTTCAACACAACGCATATACATTGGAATCGGAGAAGTTCGAATTTAATGAAAATACTCATAAAAACAAGCTGAGCATTGTAAAATAA
- a CDS encoding NAD-dependent epimerase/dehydratase family protein produces the protein MLKIIITGGAGFIGSHLTRKLMLENHEVYVIDCLHPYYSLERKKKHLQTIGSLTSEQFTSLDLLNRNETISFFQTISPDAVIHLAAMPGVAYSIENPFEYVDYDIKATINVLEACGQSNARQIIFASSSSVYGNQEGPLKEEMANGNVISPYAASKYSAESFCHVYRHLYGFQTKILRFFTVYGPWVRPDMAIGIFLKKLLNKQAITLYGEDRVRDFTYIDDIVDGIYLALTQLHRSEIINIGSGNPISMLSLLNELKQYFPEMEIRKDDSRAGDVVQTWADIRRAENLLGYSPKVDFGKGLAETVKWAKENEVFL, from the coding sequence ATGTTGAAGATTATCATTACGGGTGGTGCAGGCTTTATCGGAAGCCATCTAACAAGAAAACTGATGTTAGAAAATCATGAGGTATATGTAATCGATTGCCTGCATCCATATTATTCGTTAGAAAGAAAAAAGAAGCACTTACAAACAATCGGTTCTTTAACCAGTGAACAATTTACATCATTAGATCTTTTAAACAGGAATGAAACCATTTCGTTCTTTCAGACTATATCACCAGACGCTGTAATCCACCTTGCGGCCATGCCTGGTGTTGCTTACTCCATTGAAAACCCATTTGAGTATGTAGATTATGATATTAAAGCAACCATCAATGTGCTCGAAGCCTGTGGTCAAAGTAATGCAAGGCAAATCATCTTTGCTTCTTCCTCATCTGTTTATGGAAACCAGGAGGGTCCTTTGAAGGAAGAAATGGCAAACGGAAATGTAATCTCACCATATGCGGCCTCCAAATATTCGGCGGAGTCCTTTTGTCATGTATATCGGCATTTATATGGTTTTCAAACAAAGATCTTAAGGTTTTTTACCGTTTATGGGCCATGGGTTCGACCAGACATGGCAATCGGTATCTTTTTAAAGAAATTGCTAAACAAGCAAGCCATTACTCTCTATGGTGAAGATAGGGTTCGGGATTTTACATATATCGATGATATTGTAGACGGTATTTATTTAGCGTTAACACAATTACACAGAAGCGAAATCATCAACATAGGTTCGGGTAATCCCATATCCATGCTGTCTTTATTAAATGAATTAAAGCAATATTTTCCTGAGATGGAGATTCGAAAAGATGATTCTCGTGCAGGGGATGTTGTACAAACTTGGGCCGATATTCGTCGAGCAGAAAATCTATTAGGATACAGTCCGAAGGTAGACTTCGGAAAGGGCTTAGCTGAAACTGTAAAGTGGGCGAAGGAAAATGAAGTTTTCCTTTAA
- a CDS encoding alkaline phosphatase family protein yields MKSASKFEKVAARCWNLLNEGKPFTPIFVIGTMLLFHIGALTEWDSVAALIQSFIYVIPVLVIYYIFDFPLFLRNYLWIPFVVFLIIWNDTNIGLLFFSIGLYFFFTVFFWGTLYYHLRIGTSWLNFTRFWKLVMKNSDSTSGNAQEQIPKFLLVLSLWESIYTKIDIGTSVEFLSIIIFYIFIFVFAFILHRNLFDWKPKMYSGFTREHFAELENSISDKVIVIVIDGMRKERFYEANTPFLDYLKDNGTEYLNMETVYPARTVVCFSSMFTGTYPMEHGIHSNMVWKLGIKVESIFDSLRKVGKKGRLFGCAHLVDSMGSDVETFTAVMHNDKVDSAIMERAKKIMKEQDPDLLIVQMIATDQTGHSRGVLYDEYLQKIHEADRHVKDFVDWLTEEGKMYNTTLFICADHGQADGIGGHGHLDEGERFVPFFVHGPNIAKGKKVEEKHSLVSLAPTLAYLLGAPFPSHSRGKVLLDSIEQKDEKENG; encoded by the coding sequence TTGAAAAGTGCATCAAAATTTGAGAAGGTTGCGGCAAGATGTTGGAATTTATTAAATGAGGGGAAACCCTTTACACCAATCTTTGTCATCGGTACAATGCTGTTATTTCATATCGGTGCTTTGACCGAATGGGATTCTGTCGCGGCTTTAATTCAATCATTTATATACGTAATCCCAGTATTAGTTATTTACTACATTTTTGATTTTCCGTTATTCTTACGAAATTATCTTTGGATTCCTTTTGTCGTCTTTTTAATCATTTGGAATGATACGAATATAGGACTCTTATTTTTTTCAATTGGGTTATATTTCTTTTTTACCGTATTCTTTTGGGGAACGCTTTATTATCATTTAAGGATTGGAACATCCTGGTTAAACTTTACCCGATTCTGGAAGCTTGTCATGAAAAATAGTGATTCAACAAGTGGAAACGCACAAGAACAAATTCCTAAGTTTTTACTCGTGCTGTCTCTTTGGGAATCTATCTATACAAAAATTGATATTGGTACATCGGTAGAGTTCTTATCCATTATTATTTTCTACATATTTATATTTGTCTTTGCATTCATTCTTCATCGTAATCTATTTGATTGGAAGCCCAAAATGTATAGTGGCTTTACAAGAGAACATTTTGCGGAGCTAGAGAATAGTATTTCCGATAAAGTGATCGTAATAGTCATAGATGGAATGAGGAAGGAACGTTTTTATGAGGCAAACACTCCCTTTCTCGATTATTTGAAGGATAACGGCACAGAATACTTGAACATGGAAACCGTCTACCCTGCCAGAACGGTCGTTTGTTTTTCATCGATGTTTACAGGTACATATCCGATGGAACATGGAATCCATTCCAATATGGTTTGGAAATTAGGGATAAAGGTCGAAAGTATCTTCGATTCCTTAAGAAAGGTTGGAAAAAAAGGGAGGCTGTTTGGTTGCGCCCATCTGGTTGATTCGATGGGGAGTGATGTTGAAACCTTTACAGCAGTTATGCATAATGACAAAGTTGACTCTGCAATTATGGAACGAGCCAAGAAAATCATGAAGGAACAAGATCCGGATTTGCTTATTGTGCAAATGATTGCAACGGACCAAACCGGTCACAGCCGGGGTGTGCTTTATGATGAATACTTGCAAAAAATACATGAAGCAGACCGCCATGTTAAAGACTTTGTCGACTGGCTGACAGAAGAGGGGAAAATGTACAATACGACGCTTTTCATCTGTGCGGATCATGGACAGGCAGACGGGATTGGGGGTCATGGTCATTTAGACGAGGGTGAAAGATTTGTTCCTTTTTTTGTCCATGGGCCCAATATTGCAAAAGGAAAGAAAGTGGAAGAAAAGCACAGTCTTGTCTCATTAGCTCCTACATTAGCCTACTTGCTTGGTGCTCCTTTTCCTAGTCACAGCAGAGGTAAGGTTTTATTAGATTCCATTGAACAGAAGGATGAGAAAGAAAATGGATAA